From a single Melospiza georgiana isolate bMelGeo1 chromosome 5, bMelGeo1.pri, whole genome shotgun sequence genomic region:
- the FHIP1A gene encoding FHF complex subunit HOOK-interacting protein 1A, with translation MSSGTSISRNRQAPSLQGVDPETCMIVFRTHWAQVLKILEKHDPLKNSQAKYGAVSPDEASTVQNYVEHMLFLLIEEQAKDASMGPILEFVVSENIMEKLFLWSLRREFTDETKIEQLKMYEMLVTQSHQPLLHHKPILKPLMMLLSSCSGTTTPTVETELVVLLNQLCSIIAKDPSILELFFHTSEDQGAANFLIFSLLIPFIHREGTVGQQARDALLFIMSLSAENNLVANHIAENTYFCPVLATGLSGLYSSLPTKLEEKGEEWHCLMKDDWLLSPALVQFMNSLEFCNAVIQVAHPLIRNQLVNYIYNGFLVPVMAPALHKVTVEEVMTTTAYLDLFLRSVSEPALLKIFLRFILLHRHENVHILDTLTSRINTPFRLCVVSLALFRTLIGLHCEDVMLQLVLRYLIPCNHMMLSQRRAVKERDCYSVSAAKLLALTPLCCSTGITLTLESQEKDYILWTKPAQTKDPDRCSSESVCIVEYGRAVDISYLQYLGEAQEAIIQCMKDCKVWSALYDGVNPDPDTFIQTLAEENSADVEHPMFRLQQRTPSVCSSARATPFSEKMQLELEWDDSYDTGISPGSNVSSPQPYDDLGSTEMQPPAEPPKHIQEMKKNAIMLIKGSYIEESDFQDDVMVYRLCAQKDTQDDDSSKEKALNVAREHKVQSQTVVNGSLAKTQLEMDLDEHSKRNSSSAKGVMREQIKQKMTEIDPQPDLELKISSQEADCNLSVKLLSTDGEDFIAQYDRIIKELVPNSASMEEQKLDAPDPVSPAEEDEDFENFSADTPSAESISSPFGPKEDVSPKHSPRSQSAPFTGPFISVVLSKLENMLENSLHVNLLLIGIITQLASYPQPLLRSFLLNTNMVFQPSVRSLYQVLASVKNKIEHFASIEKDFPGLLLEAQQYLLFRVDMSDAAEELLTKGDVHHSSSPGKGRNLPEAYPAVLQPFLGQKGKKGLAHPGLPAHVRNAVLAAALFPEFLKELAALAQEHSILC, from the exons ATGTCCTCTGGAACAAGTATCAGCAGAAACAGGCAggctcccagcctgcagggtgTTGACCCAGAAACATGCATGATTGTGTTTAGAACACATTGGGCACAG GTTCTGAAAATCTTAGAGAAGCATGATCCTTTGAAAAATTCTCAGGCAAAATATGGGGCAGTCTCTCCTGATGAGGCCAGCACTGTCCAGAATTACGTGGAGCACATGCTTTTCTTATTAATTGAGGAGCAAGCAAAGGATGCCTCAATGGGGCCTATTCTGGAGTTTGTGGTCTCAGAAAACATAATGGAGAAGCTTTTCCTTTGGAGCCTACGGCGAGAGTTCACTGATGAGACAAAAATTGAGCAACTCAAAATGTATGAAATGCTTGTAACCCAGTCTCACCAGCCTTTGCTGCATCACAAGCCCATTTTGAAGCCTTTGATGATgttgctgagctcctgctcaggAACAACCACTCCAACAGTGGAAACAGAGTTGGTTGTCCTTTTGAACCAGCTCTGCTCTATAATAGCCAAAGATCCCTCCATTTTAGAACTGTTTTTCCACACTAGTGAGGACCAAGGAGCTGCcaatttcctcattttttccctgctgatcCCCTTCATCCATCGAGAAGGAACAGTAGGCCAACAGGCCCGGGATGCACTGCTTTTTATTATGTCTCTGTCTGCAGAAAACAACCTTGTTGCAAATCACATAGCAGAAAACACCTATTTTTGCCCA GTGCTAGCAACAGGACTAAGTGGCCTCTATTCATCTTTGCCTACAAAGctggaagaaaaaggagaagaatgGCACTGTCTGATGAAAGATGACTGGCTTTTGTCACCAGCCCTTGTGCAATTCATGAATTCCCTTGAATTTTGCAATGCTGTGATACAG GTGGCACATCCCTTGATACGCAACCAGCTTGTGAATTACATTTACAACGGATTTTTGGTGCCAGTAATGGCTCCTGCACTCCATAAG GTGACTGTGGAGGAGGTGATGACTACGACTGCATACCTGGATCTCTTCTTGCGCAGTGTTTCGGAGCCAGCCCTCCTCAAGATTTTCCTCCGCTTTATCTTGCTACACCGACATGAGAATGTTCATATCCTGGATACACTTACCAGCAGAATCAACACACCATTCCGG ctctgtgtcGTCTCCTTGGCGTTGTTCAGAACGCTCATTGGCTTGCATTGTGAAGATGTGATGTTACAGCTAGTTTTAAG GTATCTGATCCCCTGCAACCACATGATGCTGAGCCAGCGGCGGGCTGTGAAAGAGAGAGACTGTTACTCTGTGTCTGCTGCAAAACTGCTGGCCCTGacacctctctgctgctccactgGAATCACTTTGACACTTGAAAGCCAAGAAAAAGACTATATTCTCTggacaaaaccagcacaaactAAAG ATCCTGATAGATGCTCTTCTGAATCTGTTTGCATTGTGGAATATGGAAGAGCTGTGGACATCAGCTACTTGCAGTACCTGGGGGAAGCTCAAGAAGCCATCATCCAGTGCATGAAAGATTGTAAGGTTTGGTCTGCCTTGTATGATGGAGTAAACCCTGATCCGGACACCTTTATCCAGACGCTTGCAGAGGAGAACAGTGCGGATGTGGAGCACCCCATGTTTCGGCTCCAGCAAAGGACACCTAGCGTGTGTAGCTCTGCTCGAGCAACTCCCTTCAGTGAGAAGATGCAGCTGGAGCTAGAATGGGATGATAGCTATGACACAGGGATTTCTCCTGGTTCTAATGTGAGCTCACCACAACCGTATGATGATCTGGGAAGCACAGAAATGCAGCCACCTGCAGAGCCGCCAAAACACattcaggaaatgaaaaaaaacgCCATTATGCTCATCAAAGGCTCTTACATAGAGGAGTCAGACTTTCAGGATGATGTTATGGTTTACAGGTTATGTGCCCAGAAGGATACTCAAGATGATGACAGCTCCAAGGAGAAAGCTTTAAATGTAGCCAGAGAACACAAGGTACAGAGCCAGACCGTAGTCAATGGGTCTCTTGCAAAGACCCAGCTGGAAATGGACTTGGATGAGCACAGTAAGAGAAATTCAAGCTCAGCTAAAGGTGTAATGAGAGaacaaataaaacagaaaatgacTGAGATTGATCCGCAGCCAGACTTAGAGTTAAAGATTTCTTCTCAGGAGGCAGATTGTAACTTAAGTGTAAAACTGCTGAGCACAGATGGTGAGGATTTCATTGCACAGTATGACAGAATTATTAAGGAACTGGTTCCAAACAGTGCAAGCATGGAGGAGCAGAAGTTGGATGCTCCTGATCCTGTCTCTCCAGCAGAAGAAGACGAGGACTTTGAGAATTTCTCAGCAGATACCCCTTCTGCAGAGAGCATATCATCTCCCTTTGGACCAAAGGAGGATGTCTCTCCCAAGCACTCTCCAAGGAGCCAGAGTGCTCCGTTTACAG GACCATTCATCAGTGTAGTGTTGTCGAAGCTGGAGAACATGCTGGAGAATTCCTTGCACGTAAATTTGCTGCTTATTGGGATTATTACTCAGCTGGCAAGTTATCCGCAGCCGCTTCTCCGTTCCTTTCTGCTCAACACCAACATGGTGTTTCAGCCTAGCGTGCGCTCGCTCTATCAG GTGCTGGCATCTGTGAAAAATAAGATTGAACATTTTGCTTCCATTGAAAAAGACTTCCCAGGTCTTCTCCTGGAGGCCCAACAGTACCTGCTTTTTCGTGTGGACATGTCTGATGCTGCGGAAGAATTGCTCACCAAAG